A stretch of DNA from Ignavibacteria bacterium:
ACTTCATTTGATAAGAAAACTTCTATTATTTCCCAGTCGGAATGTATGCATTCTGATAAAATTTTTTCCCCTTCAATCAGAAATCGATTTTCTATTTCTCTGAACTTTTTTTGTTTTAGACTTGCAAGGAATTTTATTTTTGCTTTTGACAGCGCCATAAATTATATTTTTTTAAACTGAAATATTTGCGATTGATAAGGCATCAGCTCGAGGAATAATCCTTCATAAAACATTTCATCGCCGCTGCGTTGATATTTCTGATCACTCATTCTATCTTCGATTAAAAATTCGTTGCCGATTAAATCGAAGCTCTCAATTTTCACACGGCATTGCGATTGATAGCCAGAAAAGTTTACAACTACTAAATCTTTTTCAAGTTTATCATTTTCGTACAAATAAATTATGAAGTTTTGATATGAGGGACTTCTTTCCCAAGCTGCAAGTGGGATTAATGCTTTAAAGTATCCATCCCTTATCGCTGAATTCTGAGCTAGCTCAAATAGTTTTTTGTAAAATTGATGGATTTCAACATCAATCTTTTCGGGCTGAATTCTAGTTAATTGAATCGCATGAGGAATTTTTCTCCCTTCCATCTGTCCTTCATGCAGTAATTTTACAGATGGAAGCGTATAGCTCAGAACGGCACAAGCATAATGCTTATCCCGAGTCAGTATCGAAGTCACTCTTTGTTCGTCGTGATTTTCGAGAAAAACCAATCTTCCCTTTTCAAACGTAAATGTATGTTGAATGTATTCCCGTAACCTCGGACAATTGTATTGCGTTAAACAATCGTAAAGTTTTTTATCGTAAACATAATCGAATCCGAGATCGAGCATTGTTTTTTCTTTATCCCAGTAAACTTCCGCGATGAAAAGAAAATCGGGATTTACTTTTCTCACCGATAAAATTGCATCATACCAAAATTCTTTTCCGCTTGGGACGATATCTCCCGGAAGAGGATAATCCTTCCAATTCACATTAAACACTTCGCTCAATAATAACATCGACATATCGCATCTTACACCATCGCATAACTCTGAGATCTTTAACAGCTCTTTAATCATGTATTTATGAACTGATTTTGAACGATAATCTAACTGCAATGTGTCTTTCCATGCAGGGAAAAATGGATCTTTCCCGTGTGCGAGAAAAATTTCTCCTTTGATGCCCGTATGTTTAAAATAATTTTCAACGCGCTCCGGTGGGATAGGCTCATTTACTTTCACAAAATATCCTGGATTTTTACCTACAATTGGATTGTCAAGAGCAACGTGATTTGGGACAAAGTCGAGAATAATTCCAATATCAAATTTATCTCTCAGCTTTTTTCTAAATGTATTAAATACCTTTTTCCCGCCGAATCCCTTTGCAATTTCGTATTTTTTTATTGCATAAGGAGATGAAGCAATATCTTTTTCGGTCCAGTCTGATAGGCATTCTGAATATCTTCCATGAAGTTCTTGCAGTTGGAATGCAAGTTTTTTACCAGTCAGACTTTGTTCGTACATTCCAATCAGCCAAATGTATTTTACTCCGATTTTTTTCAATTCAATGAAAAAGTTATCGGGAATGTCATTCAGTGTTTTAATTGAGTTGATGTTTGATTTGAAGCGATTGAACAACTCGCGGATATCGACTTCATAGATTAAATCTGTGTTGTTCATCTTAGATCAAGAAATATCTTGCCTCCGGGTGATGAATAATTATTGCCGACGTGCTCTGTTCTGGAATCATCTGGTATTCTTCTGTCAATGATACATCGATTCTTGAAGGATTAAGAAGTTTGAAAATTTTATTTTGATCCTCCAAATTTGGACAAGCAGGATATCCAAACGAAAATCGAGCCCCTTGATACCCCTGCTGAAATAATTTTTTTATATCACGAGAATCTTTATCTGCAATATTAAGCTCTTCTCTTACTTTTTTATGCCAGTATTCAGCAAGGGCTTCTGCTGTTTCGACTGACATTCCATGGAAGTACAGATAATCAGTATAATGATCATCGTTAAAAAGCTGATGCGAATATTCGGATGCGGTTTTTCCAACTGTTACAACTTGAAATGCTGCTACATCAAATTTGTCTGAACCGAGAGGTGCAATAAAATCCGAAATACAATAATGCGGTGCTTTATTCTGGCGTGGAAAAGTAAATCGCAGGTATTCTTTTACTTCATTAACTTTTAATTCACCGTTCAAATCCCAAATATTTGTAATTTGATTCTCGCTGTAAGTCTGAGGCACAAAAATTATCAAATCATTCCCATCAGATTGTGCTGGAAAATATCCATAAACAACTTCCGGATTCAACAGTTTCTTTGTTTTGATTTCATTTTTAAGATTTTCAAAAACCGGCAGCACTTTTTCTTTTAGAACTAAGTCATACTCTTCATCCGTTTTGTTTTTTTTCTTGTATTGCCATTGTCCTCTGAATAATGCCGTTTCATTTATATATGGAAAAATTTCATCAAGCTGAATATCTAATGCCAGCTTGGTTCCCCAAAACGGAGGTTTAGGAAGTGAATCCAATCGAGTGATGTTGCTTTGACGATTAGTATTTGTTTTTTCATACAAAGATATTTTAGCATCGCTTCCCACAAGTGAATCTTGTTGTTCTTCCACATCTTGTGAAGAAATTTCTGTTTGATTGATATTTGATGAGAACTCTCCCGCTTTCACTTTTTTCATAAATCGTAAACCGTCGAAAGCGTCTGCAGCATAGTGAACATGCCCATTATAAATTTTTGAAAGATTATTTTCGACAAATCGCCGAGTTAATGCCGCCCCTCCAAGAACAACTGGAATAGTCAAATTCTGTTCGTTCATAACTTCGAGATTTTCCTTCATGATTAAAGTAGATTTCACAAGGAGTCCGCTCATCCCAATTGCATTGGCATTTCGCTTGTTGAACTCGTCTATCATTGTCTCGACAGAACACTTTATCCCAAGGTTGAAAACCGTGTAGCCGTTGTTTGTTAGAATAATATCTACAAGATTTTTTCCAATATCATGAACATCTCCCTTAACTGTTGCAAGAACAATTTTTCCTTTTGAATCCCCTTCGGTTTTTTCCATAAATTGCTCAAGATATGAAACTGCGTTTTTCATCACTTCTGCACTTTGCAGTACGAATGGAAGCTGCATTTGCCCTGCTCCGAATAATTCACCGACGTCTTTCATTCCATCAAGTAATATTTCATTTATAATCTCTAATGCAGAATATTTTTTTAACGCGTCATCTAAATCTGATTGAAGTCCGATCTTGTCACCATCAATGATCCTTTGCTTTAATTTATCCTCGATAGAAATGGCTTTTTTCTTACTCTTAGCCTTAGTCTCAGTCTTAGCCTTAGAATAATATTCCATTAGCTCATGAAGCGGGTCGTACACAAGCTTTTTATTTAAATTTTCGTTCATTAGTACTTAATAAATTTGGTTAAATATAACTAAGGTTATGCTGAAAAGAAATTACGATCAGCTGGGCTGTTTAAGCAGAAAATTTTATAATATTTGAATCTCTCCAAAAAAATTCAGTTTTACACATGTTTTATCCCGCCACAAAACCGAAATAGATATGTCTCGTCAGAAAAAGAACAAAATGGATACTCATATTAACCTCAATGAGAGGGACACCTCAATCAGCAACTTTAGCAATTAACGAACGTTCTGCAGAATTAATTACCCCGCCGAAAGCGGCAGGGAATTTTCCCTGAGAGATTAAAATCTGAAATTGTTTTTTCAACTTCAGCACTAAACACATCTTCTTCTCCTTTCTCGTTAATAGGATGCGATTGATTAATTTTTCCCGAGTATCACATCATAACTTCTCCTACATCCATTGTGGAACAGCCTTTATTGGGAAAATAGTAAGGATAATTTTATAAAAATGCAAAACAATTCGACTTGTACAAAAAAACTGTACCTGAAAAATTGTATTATTTAATCAATTGTGTTCTTATTAACTTTGTACGCTTTTTTATAGACTTATTATAGGATTTTACAGATGAACAAATTTTTTCTACACTTAATTTTTTTTCTTATCCTCACTGGAACTGCTGCGGCACAAACAACACCTGCCGTGGATGTTCCATTAAGCATAACTGATGGAGTAGCGTCAAAAGAACTTAGGTTTGGCTTACACCCAACAGCAACAGACGGAATTGATGTCTCTCTCGGAGAAACTGAGCAGCCGCCACCGCCGCCAACCGGTGTTTTTGATGCACGGTTCATTGGAGATGACATCGGCATCTCAACGATGGGACAAGGTTTGATAAAAGATTACCGCTTTGGTTACGACACTACCAAAGGACAAAGAATTCATGAATTGAAATATCAAGTTGGTACAGGCACAACAATAACATTCAACTGGACTTTCCCAACTGGAGTTACCGGAAGACTGCAAGATCTAATAAATGGAACTATCATTGATGTAGCAATGAGCGGAACTGGAAATTACACCGTCACAAATCCAGGTGTTCTTAATAAATTAAAGATGACTATTACTTATAATCTGACTGGTGCTTCAGTACCATCTGCTCCAACACTGCTATCACCCGCGAATGGTTCAACGAATCAATCCAAAACTCCGACTTTAAGTTGGGATGCATCTTCCGGCGCAACAAGCTACAGACTTCAAGTTGCGACCGACAGTCTTTTTTCGAGTATTATCTTTAATGATTCAACCATTGCGACTACTTCAAAGCAGCTTCCAACTTTAAATGCAAATACAAAATATTTCTGGAGAGTGAATGCAAAAAATTCAGCAGGCACGAGTGCTTACTCTACAATTTGGAATTTTACTACGGCCGCTGAAATCGGATGGTGCAACCTTCAGTGGCCTCAAAGCGGGACGATAACACAAGGCGGTGATTATTCTGTTTATGCACAAATTTGGATTGATGGTGTAACGCCTGGCACGGGACAGGGCGCTGGTGTTTCTGCCTGGATCGGTTACAATACAACAAACACAAATCCAAATACATGGACTAATTGGATTTCTGCTTCTTATAATTCCTCTGGTCCACAAACAAACAATGATGAGTACATGGCAGACATCGGCTCTTCACTAACTGCCGGAACATATTACTATGCAAGCAGATTTCAATATCAAAGCGGCGAATACAAATACGGTGGATATAGTGCCACAGGCGGTCATTATTGGGATGGAACAACAAACGTTTCGGGAGTGCTAACTGTCAATCCTTCGGCTCCCTCAAGTCCAACCTTGCTCTCCCCAACAAATGGAGCAACAGGCCAGTCGACTACGTTAACATTATCGTGGAATGCATCATCCGGAGCTTCGACTTATAGATTGCAAGTTGCAACCGATAATGGATTTTCAAATATAATTTTTAATGACTCCACCATATCAGGAACATCGCAGCAAATAAGTTCTCTCTCGGCGGGGACAACTTATTATTGGCGTGTGAATGCAAAAAATGCCGGAGGAACGAGTTCATATTCATCCATTTGGAATTTTACTACTGCCGTAGGAACTCCAGCAGTCCCGACTTTACTTTCTCCTGCAAATGGCTCAATAAATCAACCAACAACTCTTACAATGTCATGGAGTGCATCATCTGGAGCTTCGTTTTATGTAATACAAGTTGCAACTGATAGTCTATTTTCGACTATCGTCTATAAAGACACTATTTTTCTTGGTACATCAATACAAATAAGCTCACTCTTGGCCGGGAAAAAATATTACTGGCATGTAAATGCAAGTAATACAAGTGGAACAAGTGCTTATTCAGCAACCTGGAATTTTACTACGATAGTTGCCGCACCATCCGCTCCAACTTTAATCTCGCCGTTGAATGGTGCGACTGGATTATCTATTAATCCAACATTGACATGGTATCGACCTGAAAATGCAGTGACGTTCAGACTTCAAGTCTCAGCAAGTCCAACTTTTTCTCCTTTGGTTGTTGATCAAGCAAGCATTTTTGATACTTTTTATAATATCAGCGGATTGCTCAACAACACTACATATTTCTGGAAAGTAAATGCAATGAATGCAGGCGGAACAAGCAATTATTCAACTTCATTTTCTTTTACAACACTTTCAACAAGTGTTGAGAATGAGGGCGGAGTGCCTACTACATTTTCTGTGTCGCAAAATTTTCCGAACCCATTTAATCCGAGCACTACAATTCGTTACAGTATTCCTGCAGAAAGTTTTGTAAAAATTAAAATAGTAAATTCGATTGGAAAAATTGTGGATGAGAAAGTTAATAGAATTCAATCTGCAGGCAATTACAAATTAAAATGGAATGGTGATAATCTCCCCGCAGGTATTTATTTTTATTCAATTGAAGCTCGTTCGACTGGCGGAAAGCAAAGTTTTCAATCTGTAAAAAAGATGATATTGATAAAGTAATAATATCATTTATAAATAATACTTCGATCTAAGATTCCATCCCGACTTTTCGGGATGGAATCTTTCTGCACATGGAGGTGGAATCTTAACTCAACCCTCCTTCTTGCTTAAGCCCTTCCTTTTTTTTAGCTTAAAACCCAATTTAGATGTATTGAGACTACAAGGAATAAAATGACTTATAAAAAGAGAACGCATACTTGCGGTGAATTAAGGGAAAAGAACATCGGTGAAAATGTAACTCTGACTGGCTGGGTGGATGTTCGCCGCGATCTTGGAGGAGT
This window harbors:
- a CDS encoding T9SS type A sorting domain-containing protein; translation: MNKFFLHLIFFLILTGTAAAQTTPAVDVPLSITDGVASKELRFGLHPTATDGIDVSLGETEQPPPPPTGVFDARFIGDDIGISTMGQGLIKDYRFGYDTTKGQRIHELKYQVGTGTTITFNWTFPTGVTGRLQDLINGTIIDVAMSGTGNYTVTNPGVLNKLKMTITYNLTGASVPSAPTLLSPANGSTNQSKTPTLSWDASSGATSYRLQVATDSLFSSIIFNDSTIATTSKQLPTLNANTKYFWRVNAKNSAGTSAYSTIWNFTTAAEIGWCNLQWPQSGTITQGGDYSVYAQIWIDGVTPGTGQGAGVSAWIGYNTTNTNPNTWTNWISASYNSSGPQTNNDEYMADIGSSLTAGTYYYASRFQYQSGEYKYGGYSATGGHYWDGTTNVSGVLTVNPSAPSSPTLLSPTNGATGQSTTLTLSWNASSGASTYRLQVATDNGFSNIIFNDSTISGTSQQISSLSAGTTYYWRVNAKNAGGTSSYSSIWNFTTAVGTPAVPTLLSPANGSINQPTTLTMSWSASSGASFYVIQVATDSLFSTIVYKDTIFLGTSIQISSLLAGKKYYWHVNASNTSGTSAYSATWNFTTIVAAPSAPTLISPLNGATGLSINPTLTWYRPENAVTFRLQVSASPTFSPLVVDQASIFDTFYNISGLLNNTTYFWKVNAMNAGGTSNYSTSFSFTTLSTSVENEGGVPTTFSVSQNFPNPFNPSTTIRYSIPAESFVKIKIVNSIGKIVDEKVNRIQSAGNYKLKWNGDNLPAGIYFYSIEARSTGGKQSFQSVKKMILIK